In Candidatus Methylomirabilota bacterium, the genomic window GTGGAGGCCCCGCGCGCGTCCCGGGAGCACGCGGCCCGTCGTCGGCGTCACGCCATGGCGGACGAGGAGGACGAGCGTGGGCCGGGCGTCCAGGCTAGTCCACCAGCGCGACCGCGCGGACCGGCGAGCCGTCGGCGTCGGCGAGCTTCAGCGGGAGCGCCATGAAGCGGCAGCGGTCGCGGCCGATCTCGTGGAGGTTCGTGAGGTACTCGACCACCGTGATGCCGGCCGGGAAGAAGACGTGGTGCGTGGTGCAGTCCTCGGCCGACACGCGCGCGCCGGGCTCGAAGATCATCGTCCGGATCGAGTAGTCGGGCGGGTAGTCGTAGCCGACGGCCTTCACCCGCCGCGCGACGAGCCACTCGCACGCGCTCCGCCCCGTCCACGGCGCCTCGCGCCAGAAGCGCTCGTCGTCCACGCTCGTCCGCCGCGGCCAGTCCGTGCGGAGGAGCGCGATGTCGCCGGCCCGCACGTGGCCCGCGCGCTTCTCGAGCTCGGCGGCGGTCACCTCACCGTTCGCGCGCAGGTGGGTGAGGTCGACGACCGCGGCCTCGCCGATCCACTGGTCCACCGGCATCTCGGCGATCGAGCGCGTGCCCGGCAGGAAGTGCCGGGGCGCGTCCACGTGCGTGTAGGCGTGGCAGGGGAGCGTCATCACCGAGGACTCGAAGAGGTCGCCCTTCGCGTGCGAGGCGCGCACGTCGCGCGCGACCTTCCAGCGGAAGTGCGGGCGGATCGGGAAGCTCAGGTCGACGACGCGCACTGGTCGGCGAGCACCTGCGCGACGCACGCGGTGACCTTGACGCCCGTGGGCAGGTGCAGGAACTCGTTCGGCCCGTGGGCGTTCGAGCCCGGGCCCATCGCGCCCGTGATGAGGAACTGGGCGGTGGGGAAGCGCTCGCCCAGCATGCCCATGAACGGGATCGAGCCGCCGATGCCGTGGAAGACCGCCGGCTTGCCGAAGTAGGTGATCGACGCGCGATCGATGGACGCGAGGAGC contains:
- a CDS encoding cyclase family protein, whose translation is MRVVDLSFPIRPHFRWKVARDVRASHAKGDLFESSVMTLPCHAYTHVDAPRHFLPGTRSIAEMPVDQWIGEAAVVDLTHLRANGEVTAAELEKRAGHVRAGDIALLRTDWPRRTSVDDERFWREAPWTGRSACEWLVARRVKAVGYDYPPDYSIRTMIFEPGARVSAEDCTTHHVFFPAGITVVEYLTNLHEIGRDRCRFMALPLKLADADGSPVRAVALVD